The Methylotenera sp. G11 genome includes a window with the following:
- the ycaC gene encoding isochorismate family cysteine hydrolase YcaC, producing the protein MNKPYVRLDRDNAAVLLVDHQAGLLSLVRDIDPDKFKNNVLALADAAKFFKLPTILTTSFENGPNGPLMPELKALFPDAPYIARPGQINAWDNEDFVKAVKATGKKQLIIAGVVTEVCVAFPALAAIEEGFEVFIVADASGTFNEMTRDAAWRRMEAAGVQLMTWFGVACELHRDWRRDIEGLAALCSDHIPDYRNLITSYNALSAK; encoded by the coding sequence ATGAACAAACCCTATGTACGCCTGGACCGCGATAATGCAGCAGTACTGCTGGTTGATCACCAGGCAGGGCTGCTATCCCTGGTGCGCGATATCGACCCTGACAAATTCAAGAACAACGTGCTGGCGCTGGCGGATGCAGCAAAGTTCTTTAAGCTGCCGACCATCCTGACCACCAGCTTTGAAAATGGCCCGAATGGCCCGCTCATGCCGGAACTGAAAGCACTGTTCCCGGATGCGCCATACATTGCACGTCCGGGCCAGATCAACGCCTGGGATAACGAAGACTTTGTAAAAGCCGTGAAAGCAACCGGCAAGAAACAGCTCATCATCGCCGGCGTGGTGACCGAAGTGTGCGTCGCTTTCCCTGCGCTGGCTGCGATAGAAGAAGGCTTTGAAGTGTTCATAGTGGCTGATGCGTCCGGTACTTTTAATGAAATGACCCGCGATGCGGCCTGGCGCCGCATGGAAGCCGCGGGCGTACAGCTCATGACCTGGTTCGGCGTGGCCTGCGAGCTGCATCGTGACTGGCGCCGCGACATCGAAGGCCTGGCCGCCCTGTGCTCTGACCATATTCCGGATTACCGCAACCTCATCACTTCTTACAACGCCCTGAGTGCGAAATAA
- a CDS encoding pirin family protein has translation MKKLAFIKRSNGNHWVGDGFPVQSIFSYRDIHEEMSPFLLMDYAGPARFEPTKERRGVGQHPHRGFETVTIVYDGQVSHHDSTGAGGTIGPGEVQWMTAGSGIIHEEYHGDDYARNGGPFEMIQLWVNLPAVHKMTTPGYQGISSAQIPEVALADNAGKVRIIAGELAGHAGPAHTFSPMNVWDVRLNAGSTTTFSLPEGHTTAVFVLHGAVGLGDTYTVRPSELAVLQRTGTELILEARQDSVLLLLSGQPLNEPVVGHGPFVMNSVEEINQAFDDYSQGRFVQTA, from the coding sequence ATGAAAAAACTGGCTTTTATCAAACGCAGCAATGGCAACCATTGGGTGGGGGATGGGTTCCCGGTGCAAAGCATCTTTTCATACCGCGACATCCACGAAGAAATGTCTCCTTTCCTGTTGATGGACTACGCAGGGCCAGCCAGGTTCGAGCCAACAAAAGAACGCCGCGGCGTAGGCCAGCACCCGCACCGGGGATTTGAAACCGTGACCATCGTATATGACGGGCAAGTTTCGCATCACGACTCTACCGGCGCAGGCGGCACTATCGGCCCCGGTGAAGTGCAGTGGATGACGGCCGGGTCCGGCATCATCCATGAGGAATATCATGGTGATGATTATGCCCGTAACGGCGGCCCTTTCGAGATGATACAGCTTTGGGTGAACTTGCCGGCCGTACATAAAATGACCACGCCCGGCTATCAAGGCATCAGCAGCGCACAGATACCGGAAGTGGCGCTGGCTGACAATGCCGGCAAAGTCCGCATCATCGCCGGTGAACTCGCCGGCCATGCCGGGCCTGCGCATACTTTCAGCCCTATGAATGTATGGGATGTGCGGCTGAACGCAGGCAGCACGACAACGTTTAGCCTGCCTGAAGGTCATACCACTGCAGTATTCGTATTACATGGGGCGGTTGGCCTGGGAGATACATACACCGTGCGTCCTTCCGAGCTTGCCGTGTTACAGCGAACAGGTACCGAACTGATTCTGGAGGCCCGGCAGGACAGTGTCTTATTGCTGTTGAGCGGACAACCGCTGAATGAACCGGTGGTCGGGCATGGGCCGTTTGTGATGAATAGCGTGGAAGAAATCAACCAGGCTTTTGATGACTACAGCCAAGGCCGTTTTGTACAAACAGCATAA